From Phalacrocorax carbo chromosome 6, bPhaCar2.1, whole genome shotgun sequence, a single genomic window includes:
- the KBTBD8 gene encoding kelch repeat and BTB domain-containing protein 8, whose translation MAALGEPSKFSQTLNGIPSSNTVSSGMDPFHACSILQQLKTMYDEGQLTDIVVEVDHGKTFSCHRNVLAAISPYFRSMFTSGLTESTQKEVRIVGVEAESMHLVLNYAYTSRVMLTEANVQALFTAASIFQIPSIQDQCAKYMISHLDPQNSIGVFIFADHYGHQELKDRSQDYIRKKFLSVTKEQEFLQLRKDQLISILDSDDLNVDKEEHVYDSIIRWFEHEQNKREVHLPEIFAKCIRMPLLEETFLEKIPPMFAQAMAKSCVQKGQPSANGYTQRLGMTASEMIICFDAAHKHSGKKQTVPCLDSVTGRVFKLCKPPNDLREVGILVSPDNDIYIAGGYRPSSSEVSIDHRAESDFWMYDHSGNRWIPKAPLLRARIGCKLVHCCGKLYAIGGRVYEGDGRNSLKSVECYDSRENCWTAVCPMPVAMEFHSAVEYKDNIYVLQGEFFLCYDPQKDYWGFLTPMTVPRIQGLATVYNDSIYYIAGTCGNHQRMFTVEAYDIEQNKWTRKKDFPCDQSINPYIKLVLLKNKLHLFVRATQVTVEEHVFRTSRKNSLYQYDEVTDQWQKVYETPDRLWDLGRHFECVVAKLYPQCLQKVI comes from the exons ATGGCAGCGTTAGGAG AACCAAGTAAGTTTTCGCAAACACTGAACGGAATTCCTTCTTCAAACACAGTCAGCAGTGGAATGGACCCCTTCCATGCTTGTAGTATTCTTCAACAGCTTAAAACCATGTATGATGAAGGACAACTGACAGATATCGTAGTGGAAGTGGATCATGGGAAAACATTCTCCTGTCATAGGAATGTTCTTGCTGCAATCAGTCCTTATTTCAG atCTATGTTCACTAGCGGCCTTACAGAAAGTACCCAGAAAGAAGTTCGTATAGTTGGTGTTGAAGCAGAGTCAATGCATTTAGTATTGAACTATGCATATACCTCCAGAGTAATGCTGACAGAGGCCAACGTTCAAGCTTTGTTCACTGCAGCTAGTATCTTCCAGATCCCTTCCATACAAGACCAGTGTGCTAAATATATGATCAGCCATTTGGACCCACAGAACTCCATTGGGGTGTTTATCTTTGCTGATCACTATGGTCATCAGGAACTCAAAGACAGATCACAGGACTACATTCGTAAAAAGTTTCTGAGTGTCACCAAAGAGCAAGAATTTCTTCAGTTGAGAAAAGACCAACTGATAAGTATACTCGACAGTGATGATTTAAATGTAGACAAAGAAGAACATGTTTATGACAGCATTATAAGGTGGTTTGAGCATGAACAAAATAAGAGAGAAGTGCACCTTCCAGAAATATTTGCCAAATGCATCCGTATGCCTCTGTTGGAAGAGACATTTTTAGAGAAAATCCCTCCCATGTTTGCACAGGCTATGGCCAAAAGCTGTGTACAAAAGGGACAACCTAGTGCCAATGGCTATACACAACGGCTTGGAATGACCGCTTCTGAAATGATCATATGCTTTGATGCTGCCCACAAACACTcaggaaagaagcaaacagTGCCTTGTTTAGATTCGGTCACAGGGAGAGTGTTTAAACTATGCAAGCCACCAAATGACTTGAGGGAGGTTGGAATTCTTGTGTCTCCTGATAATGATATTTATATTGCGGGTGGTTACAGGCCAAGCAGCAGCGAGGTCTCCATTGACCACAGAGCAGAGAGTGATTTTTGGATGTATGATCACTCTGGCAATAGGTGGATTCCGAAAGCTCCTTTGTTGCGAGCCAGAATAGGCTGCAAATTGGTTCATTGCTGTGGTAAACTGTATGCAATAGGTGGTCGCGTTTATGAAGGAGATGGGCGAAACTCACTCAAGTCTGTGGAGTGTTATGACAGCCGAGAGAACTGTTGGACAGCTGTCTGTCCAATGCCGGTAGCAATGGAGTTTCATAGTGCTGTGGAATATAAGGATAACATCTATGTTTTACAGG gGGAATTTTTTCTCTGCTATGATCCTCAGAAGGATTACTGGGGATTTTTGACCCCAATGACTGTGCCTAGAATCCAAGGCTTGGCAACTGTATACAATGACTCCATCTACTACATAGCTGGAACCTGTGGAAACCATCAACGTATGTTTACCGTAGAGGCCTATGACATTGAACAAAACAAGTGGACTCGGAAAAAAGACTTTCCCTGTGATCAGTCCATTAATCCATATATAAAACTCGTACTCCTCAAAAATAAACTCCATCTGTTTGTCAGAGCTACTCAAGTCACTGTTGAAGAACATGTTTTCAGAACCAGCAGGAAGAATTCACTCTACCAGTATGATGAGGTTACTGACCAATGGCAAAAAGTGTATGAGACTCCAGATAGGCTCTGGGATTTAGGCCGGCATTTTGAATGTGTTGTTGCTAAATTGTATCCGCAGTGTCTTCAgaaagttatttaa